The Nitrospira sp. CR1.1 nucleotide sequence CGTCCGGTGAACCGGCACCACTCTTCACTCATCCAGATGTTCCCCCCAGCTGCGTCCGTTTCAAACAAAAAACTCGGCACGGCTTCCGCCAAGGTGCGAAATCGGACCTCACTCTCGCCTAACCGTTCCTCGAAGCGTTTCCGCACGGTGATGTCATGGACGATGACCACTGCGCCGGTTGGACGGCCCTCTTCCAAGATCGGACTACAGGTATTGGACACCGGGAAAGGGGTGCCGTTTCGATGCCAAAAGACTTCAGGTCGGCAGGAAACAGGCGTCGTATCGGCTGGCCGATGATTTCTTGAGCGGTATATCCGAATAGCCTTTCGGCAGCGGCGCTCCAGCCAATGACGATCTCGTCGAGCGTCTTAGTGATCAGGGCATTGGAGGAGAGATCGGGGAGATCGATTTCAAGCATCTAGATAGGGCCCCTGAGTCGCTAGAGGGCGAGGTAGCGTGCTATCTATACTGGTATCTATCTACTAGAAGTAAGATATTATAAGTAAGATATGTCCGCTGCTCGAATTTCACGACGGAGCTCGATGCTTGTACTATATGTCCGGAGCGTAAAGAAACTCCTACAGGTGAAAACTAGGGAATTCCCTAGGGACCTTACTCGCGTGAGCCCCTCTGCCTGCTGAAATCCTGAGAACTCCCGCTCCGCAAAGTCACCGGCTGCCCATTGCACCGCCAGTGGATTGGTCCGTGTCGGCATGGATAGGACGAGGCTGAAAGGCAATCACGCCGCCTCGAGTCCAGGGCGATCGGCAGGCGGCCATCGCGCCATTCGGCCTTCAAATCCATTTTCTCCGAATCTACCCCTAGACAAGCACGGACTCATTACTGCGACCGGAAGTGAATCCGCACGGTGAGTTCGCCGTCAACAGGGTCGTCACCTTTGAGTTGAGGCAGGAAGGTCCATTTGTTCAGGGCAATGATGCCGGCGATCGTGAGTTCGCGATGTTTCGCTGATTCAAGCACAACCACCGTCACCTGAGCGTCCTTCGAAACGAGCAGACGCGCCTTCATCCAATCATCGAGGGGCTTCCCCTCCAGCGACGAAGGAATCGCCGGCCATGGCGTGGATTTCGGCACCGGCCCCACCTGCTGATCCTTGTTCAGCGGCAGCCCGTGCACATGCACTTCGGGCAGCTCGATGATGTCCGCATCCAACGCATGATCCGCCTCATGCGTCGCCTCATCCCCCGTCGCAGCCAAGGCCGCAATGGGCAACCAAACACCTACTACCAGTGAAATTGCCTGTATCCATTTCATAATTTCCATCCTACCCCATGACCTGACGGCTGCTCAAACGGGCGGGTCATCCAGCAAGGTCGCATTTTCCCACAGTCGGGACAGATGCCCAACAAGGTCGTCCGGCAAGGCCGCAGGGAACTCGGCGACTGAGGCGTACCCTTGCGGTACGTCGCAGGGAGACGAGTGACTGAGAACGCCGCCGGCAACCTTGTTCGGCATCTGACCTAGAAAAACCATTGACCGCGGAAAAAGAACGACCGTGGCATCCCCGCATGGGCGACACCCAGACCGATGCTCCCCTCGCCCTGGTTGATGTAATACTTCTGATCCAACAGATTGATGATGTCGAATCCCAAGAGAAACTTCTGCCCTTCCCACGGCAATGGAAACACATGGGCAATGGACAGGTTATAGATGGTGTAGGAGGGACTGTGCGTAGAATTGGTCTTCGCCTCCTCATTTTCGGCGGACCGTAACCCGGACGCGAACAACATCTGGCCGGTCATGGTCGTTCGCTCCAGGAATTTGTAGGTCACCACGGCTGAACTTGTCAGTGTCTGCATGTGATCACAGAACACTCCGCCCCGGGAATTGATGTCGGCGATTTCCTTGGCCTCCAACAGGAAATGCCCGGACTGCAATCCGTACCCTTTGCATTGTCCCCAGGCCACGTTGCCTCGCGCGGTCAGATTGTCGGTCAACTGCAACTTCAACGCGCCGTCGATCCCGCGCTGCCAGCCGCGCTCGAACGCGAAGTAATTCAAGAGCGGGGTTGTCCCGAATTGCCCGGCATCCGACAGGAAGTTGCTGAGCTTGTACCAGCCGGTGAATTGCAGGGTGGCGTAGCGATTCAACGCATGGTAACTGCCGACTTCGAAATAATGCGCGCGCTCGGCCCGCACCGTATTGTTGGTCACATCCTCCGGCTGCGCCCTGGTCCCAAGCGTGTTCAGTTTCGCAAATGAAATCGCTTCCAAGTTCGGCGGCGTGAACATCCGGCCATAGAACGCATGGAAGACGTTCGACTGGTCATACTTATAGGTGGCGCCGAGCCGCGGACTGATCTGGCCTTCGTTCCGCAAATACTGCACGGCATCTCCGCGCAGGCCCAGGTTGAAAGTCCACTTGTCGTTCGGGCTCCACTGATCCTGAATCCAAAACTCCTGCCGATACCCGATCTGACGATTGTCGGCGTTGAGACTGAGCAGGTCGCCGGTCGGATTCCCCGCCCCGTCGTCGGCAAAGGTATAGAGCCGGGTCTTGTTCACCGACTGCGTGCGGTCGATCTGAAACCCAGCTTTGATGAGATGCTCTTTACTGTGCACATAGGTGTAATCGAATCGCAGGCCGGTCGAGTAGGCATTGCGATCCTGATCGGCGGATGAGAATGGCTCAGCCGGATCGGCCGTATACGCGAGCACATTGAGCGGGTCGGTTTTGAACGTCGCGCGCGTGTGCCGCATGTACCCGGCGAGGCTGAAGAAGTTGTTGGCGTTGACGTCGTGCCGCCAGACCATGTGGCCGTATTGGTTGTTCTCCTTCTGAAATTCATTGATGGCCTGGGAGGCCACCGGCGTAAACCCCGGCCGCCCCGCTTGCAGGAGCGGCAACATCTGTCCGCTTGGATCCAGTTCGAGACCCGGCGTCGTGGGAATCTGATACTTCGCGACGGAGTTCAGAAACAACCAGGTGAAGTTGTTCTTATTGTCGTGCTGGTAGTCGCCGCGGATAAAGGTCTGGTTTCGCTCGCTCTGACCGTGGAACACGGAATGGCCCAGCGTCGGCGGCTCGATCCCGCGGTTCGTCGCCGTATGGCTGTTCAAAATATAGAATCGGAACTTTTCACCGACCGTGCCGCCATATTCGAATGACGGATTGAGCGTCCCATTCGAGCCCCCCATCATCTGCACCGACCCGAATGCCGGTTTGGTCCCGCTTTTGGTGGTAATGTCCAACACCGCCGCCGCCTTGTTGCCGTACTGCGCCTCCATCCCGCCTAGAATGACATCGGCTCGATCCCAGGCACGGGGGCTGATGACATCGGAGAAGGTCGACGAGACGGTGTCCGGAATCGGCACACCATCGATGCGCAGCTGCAGATTCGCGTGGTCCTGCCGGATATGCACCTGTTTGAGCGAACCGTAGACCGCGCTCGGAATCGTCAGCAGCACATCCTGGAGATCGGTATTGTTGCCTCGCGGCAAGGCTTCGATCTCTTTCCGGCTGAGCGCATAGGTCTCGCTCGAGGCCTTGTACTGAATCGGCGCCAGCGGCGAGACCACCTCAAGCGAGATCTCAGTGGTCTTCGCCAGCGTCAGCGTGACCGGTCCGACAGGCTCCGTCCCACGTTTCAGGATGAGATATTCGCTCCGATAGATATCCAGCCGGGCGCTTACGGAATAGGTGCCCTGGGATGGCAGCTCCACCGTAAACTCTCCCGCATCATTGGCCACCGCCGTCACGACGACAGTCCCCTCCTGATCCTTCACCTCGACAGAAGCCTGGGCCACGCGCCGGAGATCCTGGTTCTGCACGATACCAACCAGAGTCCGACCGACGTCCACCGTCGGCTGTTGGGCGTGCGCGGACAGGCCGACGACCGCTCCCAGCCAGCATCCTAGACATAACACCGTGGAGATTCTAAACGACCACATCATAGCTCCCTCACGAATATTCCCCGCCTGCGCGAAACCAGGGACAGAGCCCCGGTTGCTTGACGCAGGACGACCACTGATCCACAGATGGCGGCGCGGAATTATCGTTGAGGAGGTGCGCGAGAGGCGCGGGATGCAGGAAGCGACTGAGAGACAAGGACAGGGGCCGGCACGGGATGCGGCGGCCCATGGGCGAGGAATGCACAAGAGGCCGGCGCGTCGCCGGCGAGGGAATGGCCCGTGTGATATTGCACCCACTGGCACAGGTCGGTATCGGAGTGTTCATGCCCGTCGTGGTCCGCCGCCGCCAGCTCGTGATGAATCTCCAAGGCTGCGGCGAATGGCGCCATCGCGAGCAACATGCAGGCGAGCACGAGCGCGACGACCGGACTGGATTTTTTCTGGGCGAAATGACGAAACATACGTCCTGACCGAGCTCTGCGTGAGGCGAGAGTTGTACCAAGGGCACGCGTTGAATGCAAGCCGATCCCCCGACAACCCTCCACACTGGACTTTATCCTACAGAATTCGATATCTTAGCTGGAAATCTTGAATAGACGCACGAACTAGCCAGACCTTTCAAAGGGACCACCATGACCAGGCCGATCGATAACCAACATGTCATAGAGATTAGACCGCTCCCCGCTCCCCGCGAGGTAAAGACGCAACTCCCCATCAGCGATGAGGTCTCCGAGCTGGTCTTCCAGACGCGGCAGGCAATCCGGAACATCCTGCACGGCCGTGATATGGACCGTCTCATCGTGATCGTCGGCCCCTGCTCGATTCATGATCCCGATGCCGCCTACGAGTATGCCGACCGCCTGAAGCCTGTCGCTGATGCCGTTCGGGACAAACTGCTGATCGTAATGCGCACCTATTTCGAGAAACCCCGAACCACGGTGGGCTGGAAGGGCCTGATCAATGACCCTCACCTGGACGGCACCTGCGACATCGCTCAGGGCATTCAGCTGGCCAGGACCATTCTGCTGAACATCAACGGCAAGGGCCTGCCCTGCGCCACCGAACTGCTTGATCCCGTTACGCCGCAATACATCGCCGATCTCCTGAGCTGGACTGCCATCGGGGCCAGAACGACAGAAAGTCAGATTCATCGCGAAATGGCCAGCGGCCTCTCAATGCCGGTTGGCTTCAAAAACGGCACGGATGGAAGCCTGCAGGTCGCTATCAACGCCATGATCACCAGCCGGAGCCCCCACCATTTTGTCGGCGTGAACGCCGACGGCATCACCTCGATCATCAAGACCACCGGCAACCCCGATCACCACATCGTGTTGCGCGGCGGCGGCGGACGCACCAACTACAGCGTGGAGGACATCGCCCGCGCGGAAGCCGCCGTGGCCAGCGAAGGCTTGGCCCGCGGCGTGATGGTGGACTGTTCGCACGACAACTCCGGCAAGAACCATCAACGCCAGGTTCAAGTGGCCAGCGACGTCCTGAAACAATTTCAACAGGGCCGGCGCTCGATCATGGGGTTCATGTTGGAAAGTCACCTCCAAGGGGGCCGTCAGAGCTGGGACCCGAACAAGGCGTTGACCTACGGCATGTCCATTACCGATTCCTGCCTGGGCTGGAACGACACCGAAGCCTTACTCTACGGCATGGCGGACGCGCTCGCGGCCAGGACGGTGTAGGCGCTGCACCGTCCCGCCGTTTCGGGTCTCGCCCTGACAGTCCGATATTGGAATCCACACCATGCTGATCGATACCCATACGCATCTCGACGATGCGCGCTACAATTCCGACCGCGACGCCATGATCGCCAGGGCGCGGGAAGCCGGCGTGGAGACGATGATCACGATCGGCTGTGACCTCGCGACAAGCCGATCAGCGGTCGCCCTCGCTGCCCACTACCCGTTCGTCTACGCCTCGATCGGCGTCCATCCGCACGAAGTGAAACACATCACGGACAGTTGGTATGACGACCTCCGGCAGTTGGCCCGGCACAATAAGGTCGTGGCCTACGGCGAGATCGGCCTTGACTACCACTACAACCACTCCAATCCAGAGGAGCAACGCCTCCGGTTTCGCGAACAGCTTCAATTGGCTCGTGAACTGAAACTCCCCGTGATCATCCATACCCGGGAGGCGCAGGACGATACCATACGCATTCTGAAAGAAGAGCGGGCTTCAGAAATCGGCGGAGTCTTTCACTGTTTTTCGGGGGATGCCTGGCTGGCGAAGGATGCGCTGGAGTTGGGGTTCTACCTGTCGTTTTCGGGCATTCTGACATTTCAGAATGCGACCATGTTGCGCGAGATCGCCAAGACGGTGCCGGCCGACCGGCTGCTCATCGAAACCGATTGCCCGTACCTCACGCCGATTCCTCATCGCGGCAAACGCAACGAACCCGCCTATGTGAAACATGTCGCCGAGATGCTGGCCACGCTCGCAGCCAACGGCGCCGCCATGACTGCGAATGACATCGGCCGGCTTACCAGCGACAACGCGCGCCGTCTGTTCAAAATTCCTTGAGTTGCTGGTTTCGTTTGCGCTGGGACTTGGGCAGCTTGCGGGGATTGCCGCCTTTCTCCTTTGATCGTTTCACCACCTCGGCCTCGCCCCGGTCCAATTCTTTGAATGCCGGAGCAGCCGCCCGCGACGGCCGGTCGTAGAGTTTGGCGCGAAACTCGGGCGATCCAATAACGAACGCTCCAGCGGCCCTTGCTGCGTTGGCCACTTCATGGTCCGAGGACACCACCGCGCAATCCCTGCCATACAAGCTCGCGAGCCGTTGAATCACCTGATCGGCGCGCTCGCCCCGCTTGGAATACACGACCTCGACGCCCGACTGGAACTCACGCTGCTCCGCGCCCAGCCCGCCCTGCCAGCCGTCGAAGACCACGGTGACCGCATGTCCTTTGCGATGACGATATGCAGCCAACGTCTGAAGAAGTCCTTCGCGCGCCGCCTCGAGGCGGCCGAAACCGGACGGCCCTGCCATACCTGGGCTTCCCAGAAGGTTATATCCGTCGACAAGAAGATGTGTCGCCATCTACAATGACCCGGTTTCAGCGCTTTTGTTGACAATACCATAAACATCTGAGAAAAGGCCTAGATGGTACCTTGCCGAACAGAGTTCCGCCTCGAACCCCGGGTGATGGTGTTGCTCCGATCCTGCCTCATCCTGACTCTCGCCTGGTTCCTGGCTGGGCCGGCCCCTCTGTCGAGCGCGGAAATGCCATCGGAGCCGGCCTGGCCGCAGAGTCCCCCGATGTCCGGGGACGCGGCGCCCCCTCACTTTCTACTCATCAAAAAAGACTCCGCCGGCTCTTCGCGGTATCCGATCATCGTCCGCGACCTGCGCACCTGGTCCACTCCCGAGGGCACCCGGTTGGTGCTCGACCTGAATCGCAAGGCGTCCTTCACCGAAACTCATGCGCGAAATCCTGATCGGGTCGTCATAGAAATTTCGAATACGATTCTGGGAAAGTCCTCCCGTCAGCGTGTCTCCGGCGGCACGATTCCCCAGTCGTTTCACATTACGCAAAGTCGCCCGCGAGTCGTGACCATTACCCTAGCGCGCGCTCAAGGGTCGAAGTATACGGTCTTCTCCCTGGACAACCCGGACCGTCTCGTCATCGACATCTCTCACAAGGCGAAGGATCAAGTCCGGCAGATCGGTGAAACTTCAACTACCTCGCCGTCGGCCCCTGCTGTGGCGCTCCCGACTCCCCCGACGATTCCAAGCCCCACAGTGACGGAGCCAGTTCGCCCGACAGCCCCAAAACCGGCCAGTCACATCCAGACGATCGTGATCGATCCCGGGCATGGGGGCAAAGACCCCGGCACCATTGGGCAACATGGGACGACGGAAAAGGATGTCACCTTAAAAGTCGGACTGCTGTTGAAGGATCTGCTCAGTTCCCTGCCCAATACCCGCGTGCTCATGACCCGGGAGCGGGATGCCTTCATCGAATTGGAGGACCGGGCCAAGTTTGCCAACGGCAAGGATGCCGATCTGTTCGTGTCCATACACGTCAACTCGCATCCACACAAAGGGGTTCGCGGCCTGGAGATTTACCATTTCGGGGAAGCGAAAGATCAGCGTGCGCTGGAGGTGGCCGCGCGGGAAAACGGCACCCCGCTGAACAGTACCGGCCTCGGAGTTGAGTATATCCTCGCAGATCTCCTGACAACCAAAAAAATCGAGCATTCACAAGAACTGGCCTGGACCGCCAAGCAGGCCATGGTGACCAATCTCAATGGACGGTATAGCACCATCGATCATGGCGTGAAGACGGCGCCCTTTTATGTCCTTCGGTTCACCACCATGCCCAGCATTCTCGCTGAAATTGCCTTCATGTCGAATCCGGCGGAAGAGGAACAGATGCGGACGCAGCCGTTCCTGGCGCATATTGCGGAATCGATCTTCGAAGGAGTCAAAACCTATCTCCGTACCAACCCTGCCCGATGACAGCCGCCTCCCCGTTAGGCTAGAGTTCTGCTTTTCGCCTTGACCCTATGACTACGTTCAAGCTCGTCCTCGAGTACGACGGCACGCACTACTCAGGCTGGCAACGCCAACTCAATGCGACGACCGTCCAGGCCGCCGTGGAAGATGCGCTTGCGGCGGTTGCCCAGACGCGGATCCCGATTGTCGGAGCCGGTCGCACGGATGCCGGTGTGCATGCCCTCGGGCAGGTCGCGAGCTTCAGAACCGATCGCGGCCTTTCTCCGCGAGAATGGCTCCGCGCGTTGAATGCCCATCTCCCCTCCGACATCAGCGCGCTGTCGGTTGACGAAGTTCCGGATTGTTTTCACGCGCGATATTCCGCCACCGGCAAGCTCTATGAGTACCATATCCTGAATCGATCGGAACGGGCGGCCCTGCTTCGAGAACGAGCCTGGACGGTATACCAACCTCTCGACGTCGCAGCGATGACCGAAGCCGCTGCTTCCCTGCTCGGTTCACACGATTTTTCCTCGTTTGAAACCGCGCCGACCGACAATACAAATCCGCACTGTCGATTGCAGCAGTCGGAGCTCCGCCGCCAGGGCGTCCTGATTGTGCTGTCGTTCTACGCCGACCGGTTTCTCAAACAAATGGTCCGTACGCTCGTCGGAACGCTCGTGGAGGTGGGTCGGGGAAAAAGAACAGCCTCGGATATAGAAAGCATCCTCACCGCCCGTTCACGCCCCGCAGCGGGCAGAACAGCGCCGGCTCATGGGTTGTATCTCGTGCGGGTCGACTATGATGAACGCCCAATACCTTCTGCCACTTAAGTGACTTCCCGGTGAGACAGAATCGGCTATTTTTGTTATAGTTCCGCCGACACCGCCCTTCACCTTAACAGGAGACTTCCATGAAACATCTCTGCGCAGTGTTGTCCTCGCTCGTGTTGGCCGCCGTACTCATCACCCCGCAGCTCAGCCACGCGGGAGCCCAACAGAACAAAATGAAGACCTGCAACGCCGATGCAGACGCCAAGGGCTTCAGCGGAGAAGGCAAAGGCGACCAGCGCAAGGCGTTCATGAAAGAGTGTCTCTCCGCCAAGCCTGCAAAGGCTGCGGCCGGTGCGTCTCAGCAGAACAAGATGACGACCTGTAATAAGGATGCCAAGGCAAAAAATCTGGCGGGCGAGGAGCGAAAGAAGTTTATGAAGGAATGCCTGTCCAACTAGGCCCAGCAACCCCGGCACGGCGGAAGACTGTGCCGGGGATCAGTTTTCACCGCGTCCACGACGCCTGTGCGGTGCCTTCGGCGCGACGATGTACCTCGAGTCGGGAAAGAAACGATGGCAGATTGGAATTCGTGCAGGCTAGCGGCGCGTATCCGTGTCAGGGTTTTCGAGTTTTTTTCGTAGCTCGATCAGTTCCATCTCCAGCGCGGCGAAACGATCGGCCATAGGATCAGGCATATTCGTGTGATCCATCGTGGCATCGGGAAGCCGCTCGCCTTGCGATTTGATGATCCTGGCCGGCACACCGATCACGGTCGAATTCGGAGGAACCGATTTGACCACGACGGAGTTCGCGCCGATTTTCACATTGTCGCCGATGGTGATTCCACCGAGAATTTTTGCCCCCGCCCCGACCACCACGTGATTCCCCAACGTGGGGTGGCGCTTGCCGCGCTCTTTGCCCGTGCCGCCGAGAGTCACGCCCTGAAACAGCGTGACATGGTCTCCGACTTCGGCGGTTTCGCCGATCACCACACCCATGCCATGGTCGATAAAAAAAGAAGCGCCGATCTTTGCGGACGGATGAATCTCGATTCCGGTCAGCCATCGCGCCAGTTGGGAAATCGCTCTCGGGAAAAACGGCACCTGGCGTTCTTTCAGCCAATGCGCGAGCCGGTAGGCCAGCAAGGCGTGAAATCCGGCATACGTCAAAATCACTTCGAGCCTGCTGGTGGCGGCAGGATCCCGGTCGAAAATCGCCTGGAGGTCTTGAGAAATCTCCTTCAACATAGCTGGAACAGGCTCACGCGTGTAATCGGCCCGGCATGTCAGTCGCGCTCGATCAGACAGACGGCTTGCGCAGCGACCGCTTCTTCGCGTCCCACCGCATCCAAGCCTTCACCGCTCTTCACTTTCACGTTCACCAGTTCGGGGTCGACTTGCAGCACCCCGGCGATCGTCTTCTGCATGGCAGCCAAATGCGGACTCAACCGGGGCGCCTGGGCAATGATGGTGCTATCGACATTCGCAAGACGGTATCCCTTCGCGCGCAGTTTGCCGACGACATCTTCGAGCAACTTGAGGCTGGAGATATTTTTGAACCGCTGGTCAGAACTCGGATAGTGGCGGCCAAGATCTCCTTCCCCCATCGCCCCCAGCAGCGCATCGCAGATGGCATGCACTAACGCATCGGAA carries:
- a CDS encoding 3-deoxy-7-phosphoheptulonate synthase, with the protein product MTRPIDNQHVIEIRPLPAPREVKTQLPISDEVSELVFQTRQAIRNILHGRDMDRLIVIVGPCSIHDPDAAYEYADRLKPVADAVRDKLLIVMRTYFEKPRTTVGWKGLINDPHLDGTCDIAQGIQLARTILLNINGKGLPCATELLDPVTPQYIADLLSWTAIGARTTESQIHREMASGLSMPVGFKNGTDGSLQVAINAMITSRSPHHFVGVNADGITSIIKTTGNPDHHIVLRGGGGRTNYSVEDIARAEAAVASEGLARGVMVDCSHDNSGKNHQRQVQVASDVLKQFQQGRRSIMGFMLESHLQGGRQSWDPNKALTYGMSITDSCLGWNDTEALLYGMADALAARTV
- a CDS encoding YchF/TatD family DNA exonuclease; the encoded protein is MLIDTHTHLDDARYNSDRDAMIARAREAGVETMITIGCDLATSRSAVALAAHYPFVYASIGVHPHEVKHITDSWYDDLRQLARHNKVVAYGEIGLDYHYNHSNPEEQRLRFREQLQLARELKLPVIIHTREAQDDTIRILKEERASEIGGVFHCFSGDAWLAKDALELGFYLSFSGILTFQNATMLREIAKTVPADRLLIETDCPYLTPIPHRGKRNEPAYVKHVAEMLATLAANGAAMTANDIGRLTSDNARRLFKIP
- a CDS encoding AMIN domain-containing protein — its product is MVPCRTEFRLEPRVMVLLRSCLILTLAWFLAGPAPLSSAEMPSEPAWPQSPPMSGDAAPPHFLLIKKDSAGSSRYPIIVRDLRTWSTPEGTRLVLDLNRKASFTETHARNPDRVVIEISNTILGKSSRQRVSGGTIPQSFHITQSRPRVVTITLARAQGSKYTVFSLDNPDRLVIDISHKAKDQVRQIGETSTTSPSAPAVALPTPPTIPSPTVTEPVRPTAPKPASHIQTIVIDPGHGGKDPGTIGQHGTTEKDVTLKVGLLLKDLLSSLPNTRVLMTRERDAFIELEDRAKFANGKDADLFVSIHVNSHPHKGVRGLEIYHFGEAKDQRALEVAARENGTPLNSTGLGVEYILADLLTTKKIEHSQELAWTAKQAMVTNLNGRYSTIDHGVKTAPFYVLRFTTMPSILAEIAFMSNPAEEEQMRTQPFLAHIAESIFEGVKTYLRTNPAR
- a CDS encoding PAS domain S-box protein, translated to MSNTCSPILEEGRPTGAVVIVHDITVRKRFEERLGESEVRFRTLAEAVPSFLFETDAAGGNIWMSEEWCRFTGRTPEQLSGHGWADALHPENRAANLDQWLHSMENCVLFESQQRLRRIDVYYAWVIARRCLCAMTREKSTDGLAR
- a CDS encoding TonB-dependent receptor plug domain-containing protein, giving the protein MMWSFRISTVLCLGCWLGAVVGLSAHAQQPTVDVGRTLVGIVQNQDLRRVAQASVEVKDQEGTVVVTAVANDAGEFTVELPSQGTYSVSARLDIYRSEYLILKRGTEPVGPVTLTLAKTTEISLEVVSPLAPIQYKASSETYALSRKEIEALPRGNNTDLQDVLLTIPSAVYGSLKQVHIRQDHANLQLRIDGVPIPDTVSSTFSDVISPRAWDRADVILGGMEAQYGNKAAAVLDITTKSGTKPAFGSVQMMGGSNGTLNPSFEYGGTVGEKFRFYILNSHTATNRGIEPPTLGHSVFHGQSERNQTFIRGDYQHDNKNNFTWLFLNSVAKYQIPTTPGLELDPSGQMLPLLQAGRPGFTPVASQAINEFQKENNQYGHMVWRHDVNANNFFSLAGYMRHTRATFKTDPLNVLAYTADPAEPFSSADQDRNAYSTGLRFDYTYVHSKEHLIKAGFQIDRTQSVNKTRLYTFADDGAGNPTGDLLSLNADNRQIGYRQEFWIQDQWSPNDKWTFNLGLRGDAVQYLRNEGQISPRLGATYKYDQSNVFHAFYGRMFTPPNLEAISFAKLNTLGTRAQPEDVTNNTVRAERAHYFEVGSYHALNRYATLQFTGWYKLSNFLSDAGQFGTTPLLNYFAFERGWQRGIDGALKLQLTDNLTARGNVAWGQCKGYGLQSGHFLLEAKEIADINSRGGVFCDHMQTLTSSAVVTYKFLERTTMTGQMLFASGLRSAENEEAKTNSTHSPSYTIYNLSIAHVFPLPWEGQKFLLGFDIINLLDQKYYINQGEGSIGLGVAHAGMPRSFFFRGQWFF
- the cysE gene encoding serine O-acetyltransferase, which encodes MLKEISQDLQAIFDRDPAATSRLEVILTYAGFHALLAYRLAHWLKERQVPFFPRAISQLARWLTGIEIHPSAKIGASFFIDHGMGVVIGETAEVGDHVTLFQGVTLGGTGKERGKRHPTLGNHVVVGAGAKILGGITIGDNVKIGANSVVVKSVPPNSTVIGVPARIIKSQGERLPDATMDHTNMPDPMADRFAALEMELIELRKKLENPDTDTRR
- a CDS encoding 2-C-methyl-D-erythritol 2,4-cyclodiphosphate synthase encodes the protein MTTGVRVGCGWDIHPLVAGRKLILGGLEIPHHKGLQGHSDSDALVHAICDALLGAMGEGDLGRHYPSSDQRFKNISSLKLLEDVVGKLRAKGYRLANVDSTIIAQAPRLSPHLAAMQKTIAGVLQVDPELVNVKVKSGEGLDAVGREEAVAAQAVCLIERD
- a CDS encoding phosphate starvation-inducible protein PsiF; this encodes MKHLCAVLSSLVLAAVLITPQLSHAGAQQNKMKTCNADADAKGFSGEGKGDQRKAFMKECLSAKPAKAAAGASQQNKMTTCNKDAKAKNLAGEERKKFMKECLSN
- a CDS encoding PAS domain-containing protein produces the protein MLEIDLPDLSSNALITKTLDEIVIGWSAAAERLFGYTAQEIIGQPIRRLFPADLKSFGIETAPLSRCPIPVVRSWKRAVQPAQWSSSMTSPCGNASRNG
- the truA gene encoding tRNA pseudouridine(38-40) synthase TruA; translation: MTTFKLVLEYDGTHYSGWQRQLNATTVQAAVEDALAAVAQTRIPIVGAGRTDAGVHALGQVASFRTDRGLSPREWLRALNAHLPSDISALSVDEVPDCFHARYSATGKLYEYHILNRSERAALLRERAWTVYQPLDVAAMTEAAASLLGSHDFSSFETAPTDNTNPHCRLQQSELRRQGVLIVLSFYADRFLKQMVRTLVGTLVEVGRGKRTASDIESILTARSRPAAGRTAPAHGLYLVRVDYDERPIPSAT